In Candidatus Baltobacteraceae bacterium, a genomic segment contains:
- a CDS encoding Gfo/Idh/MocA family oxidoreductase → MINVALAGQGAFGVKHLEAIANIDGVNVISLTGGRPESTQAVAERFRIPHWTTDLGETLARPGLDAVIIASPTQIHRRQAEQSMRAGKHVLVEIPVADSVEDARALVEVQRETGVVAMAGHVRRFNPSHRFLHERIERGEFNVQQMDVQTYFFRRTNTNALGQPRSWTDHLLWHHACHTVDLFQWQTGGTAEIAQAIQGPVHPALGIAMDMSIQLKAPSGAILTLSLSFNNDGPFGSFFRYIGDTGTYLAYYDDLSTGKNENVDLSGFAVSNNGIELEDREFFAAIAERREPQSSLVDTLPAYETLARLEQQLGRFVAA, encoded by the coding sequence TTGATCAACGTCGCGCTCGCCGGGCAAGGCGCATTCGGCGTCAAGCATCTCGAAGCCATCGCGAACATCGACGGCGTGAACGTCATCTCCCTCACCGGCGGCCGTCCCGAATCGACGCAAGCGGTCGCCGAACGGTTCCGGATACCGCATTGGACGACCGATCTCGGCGAGACGCTCGCGCGGCCCGGCCTCGACGCCGTGATCATCGCCTCGCCCACGCAGATCCACCGCCGCCAAGCCGAGCAATCGATGCGTGCCGGCAAACACGTGCTGGTCGAGATCCCGGTCGCCGACTCCGTCGAAGACGCGCGCGCGCTCGTCGAGGTGCAGCGCGAGACCGGTGTCGTTGCGATGGCCGGCCACGTACGCCGTTTCAACCCGAGCCACCGGTTCCTCCACGAGCGTATCGAACGCGGCGAATTCAACGTGCAGCAAATGGACGTCCAGACGTACTTTTTCCGTCGAACGAATACCAATGCGCTCGGACAACCACGGAGCTGGACCGATCATCTGCTCTGGCATCACGCGTGCCACACCGTCGATCTGTTTCAGTGGCAGACCGGCGGGACCGCGGAGATCGCCCAAGCGATCCAGGGGCCGGTTCATCCGGCGCTCGGCATCGCCATGGACATGAGCATCCAGCTCAAAGCCCCGTCGGGCGCGATTCTGACGCTTTCCCTTTCCTTCAACAATGACGGGCCATTCGGATCGTTTTTCCGGTACATCGGCGATACCGGTACGTACCTTGCGTACTACGACGATCTGAGCACCGGCAAGAACGAGAATGTCGACTTGTCGGGCTTCGCCGTTTCCAACAACGGAATCGAACTCGAAGATCGCGAGTTTTTCGCGGCGATCGCCGAGCGTCGAGAGCCTCAATCAAGTCTGGTCGATACGCTGCCCGCGTATGAAACGCTCGCGCGCCTCGAACAGCAACTCGGGCGGTTCGTCGCCGCGTAA
- a CDS encoding class III extradiol dioxygenase subunit beta, translating to MARIIAGVATSHVPAIGAAIDNGRTSEPYWQPLFAGYEFSKKWIADLAPDVIIEVYNDHASAFSLDFIPTFAIGCAAEFPIADEGWGPRKVPPVKGHPELAWHIAQSTILDEFDMTIINNMAVDHGLTVPLSLMFGRPDAWPVPVIPLAVNVVQYPPPTGNRCYNLGKAIRKAVESYPEDLRVVVFGTGGMSHQLQGPRAGLINAEFDNAFLDELIADPARVAQRPHIEYVREAGSEAIELVMWLIMRGALDDRVEEIHRFYHVPASNTAVGHLILENVRNQR from the coding sequence GTGGCTAGAATCATCGCCGGCGTCGCGACCTCGCACGTACCGGCCATCGGGGCCGCGATCGACAACGGACGCACATCCGAGCCGTACTGGCAGCCGCTCTTTGCGGGCTACGAGTTCTCCAAGAAGTGGATCGCGGATCTGGCTCCCGACGTCATCATCGAGGTTTATAACGATCACGCCTCCGCGTTTTCGCTCGATTTCATCCCGACGTTTGCGATCGGGTGCGCGGCGGAATTTCCGATCGCCGACGAAGGCTGGGGCCCCCGCAAGGTTCCGCCGGTGAAGGGCCACCCCGAACTGGCATGGCACATCGCCCAGTCGACGATCCTCGACGAATTCGACATGACGATCATCAACAACATGGCCGTCGATCACGGTCTCACGGTGCCGCTCTCACTGATGTTCGGCCGGCCCGACGCGTGGCCCGTACCCGTGATCCCGCTCGCGGTCAACGTCGTGCAATATCCGCCGCCGACGGGAAATCGCTGCTACAACCTAGGCAAAGCGATTCGCAAGGCCGTCGAATCATACCCCGAAGATCTACGCGTGGTCGTCTTTGGGACCGGCGGTATGTCGCACCAGCTTCAAGGGCCGCGTGCCGGCCTCATCAATGCAGAATTCGACAACGCATTTCTCGACGAACTCATCGCCGATCCGGCGCGCGTCGCGCAACGGCCGCACATCGAGTACGTTCGGGAAGCCGGCTCCGAAGCGATCGAGCTGGTGATGTGGCTGATCATGCGCGGCGCGCTCGACGACCGCGTCGAGGAGATCCATCGCTTCTACCACGTTCCGGCCTCGAATACGGCGGTCGGGCATCTCATCTTGGAAAACGTGAGGAACCAGCGTTGA
- the ligA gene encoding protocatechuate 4,5-dioxygenase subunit alpha, with the protein MAAARENPFDDIPGTTLFDAEHSRLGYHLNMFCMSLMKEENRAAFKADERAYLERWPMTAEQRDAVLARDWNRMLELGGNIYYTAKLGATDGLSYQALAALMTGTTQEEYAEMMRSGGRRIEGNRSKSEAHGG; encoded by the coding sequence ATGGCGGCAGCGCGCGAGAATCCGTTCGACGACATCCCCGGAACGACGCTGTTCGACGCCGAGCACTCCCGGCTCGGGTATCACCTCAACATGTTCTGCATGTCGTTGATGAAAGAAGAAAACCGCGCAGCCTTCAAGGCCGACGAGCGAGCCTACCTCGAGCGCTGGCCGATGACGGCGGAGCAGCGCGACGCGGTCCTCGCACGCGACTGGAATCGCATGCTCGAGCTCGGCGGCAACATTTATTACACGGCGAAGCTCGGGGCGACCGACGGTCTCTCGTATCAGGCGCTCGCAGCCTTGATGACCGGTACGACGCAAGAAGAGTACGCGGAGATGATGCGCTCGGGCGGCCGCCGCATCGAAGGCAACCGCAGCAAATCGGAGGCGCACGGTGGCTAG
- a CDS encoding amidohydrolase family protein, which translates to MIDLNRYHPNPTRPAFVVPAGAVDAHCHVFGPGEKFPYAPQRKYTPGDAPKEALFELRSLLGFTRNVIVQASCHGCDNRAMVDALLASAGTARGIAVVEPGVSVAELAEMHAAGVRGVRFNFLKRLVDATPREQYVEIAKKIIPLGWHIVIYFEAPELEELTPFITSLPAAVVIDHMGRPDVDLGLEHPQWKRFIALMDEHPNLWVKVSGAERLSKTGPPYDDVVPFGRALVERYPERVLWGTDWPHPNMTTHMPDDGKLVDFIARMATTPALQEQLLVRNPMRLYWPERS; encoded by the coding sequence ATGATCGATCTGAATCGCTATCATCCCAATCCCACGCGCCCGGCATTCGTCGTGCCGGCGGGAGCGGTCGACGCGCATTGCCACGTTTTCGGGCCGGGCGAGAAGTTCCCGTACGCGCCGCAGCGCAAATACACGCCCGGCGACGCACCGAAGGAAGCACTCTTCGAACTGCGCAGCCTGCTCGGGTTCACGCGCAACGTGATCGTCCAGGCCAGTTGCCACGGCTGCGATAATCGTGCCATGGTCGATGCGTTGCTCGCGTCGGCCGGTACGGCGCGCGGTATTGCGGTCGTGGAGCCCGGCGTGAGCGTCGCGGAGCTCGCGGAGATGCATGCGGCCGGCGTTCGCGGCGTGCGTTTCAACTTCTTGAAGCGGCTGGTGGACGCTACGCCGCGCGAGCAGTACGTCGAGATCGCAAAAAAAATCATCCCGCTCGGCTGGCACATCGTCATCTATTTCGAAGCCCCGGAGCTGGAAGAGCTCACGCCGTTCATCACCTCCCTGCCGGCGGCGGTCGTGATCGACCACATGGGACGGCCCGACGTGGACCTTGGCCTCGAACATCCGCAGTGGAAGCGGTTCATCGCGCTGATGGACGAACATCCGAATCTGTGGGTGAAGGTCAGCGGTGCGGAGCGGCTTTCGAAGACCGGGCCTCCGTATGACGACGTGGTGCCGTTCGGACGCGCGCTGGTTGAGCGCTATCCCGAGCGCGTGCTCTGGGGAACGGATTGGCCGCATCCCAACATGACCACGCACATGCCCGATGACGGGAAGCTCGTCGACTTCATTGCGCGAATGGCGACGACGCCGGCGCTGCAGGAGCAGCTGCTGGTCCGCAATCCGATGCGCCTCTATTGGCCGGAGCGCAGCTGA
- a CDS encoding amidohydrolase family protein, producing the protein MIIDCHGHYTTAPDGLQTFRAAQIAGLADPSLPSPLKPNVSDDEIRASLENAQLKFSRERGTDVTIFSPRASAMAHHIGTEATSMAWARACNDLIARVCELYPRNFAGVGQLPQSPGAGLAGSVRELERCVNELGFVGINLNPDPSGGHWTSPPLTDTFWYPLYEKMVELDVPAMVHVSSSCNPNFHATGAHYINADTTAFMQFITADLFADFPTLRFIIPHGGGAVPYHWGRYRGLAQDMKRPPLEQSVLNNVFFDTCVYHLPGIELLFEVIPAENILFGSEMVGAVRGVDPRTGFNYDDTKRYVEALGLDDSTRVKVYEKNALRVYPRLKSRLGSAVA; encoded by the coding sequence ATGATCATCGATTGCCACGGCCACTACACGACGGCGCCGGACGGTTTACAGACGTTCCGAGCGGCGCAGATTGCGGGACTCGCGGACCCCTCGCTGCCTTCGCCCCTGAAACCGAACGTCAGCGACGACGAGATCCGTGCCAGTCTCGAGAACGCGCAACTAAAATTTTCTCGCGAGCGCGGGACCGACGTGACGATCTTCTCGCCGCGCGCTTCGGCGATGGCGCATCATATCGGAACGGAAGCCACGAGCATGGCCTGGGCGCGCGCCTGCAACGATTTGATCGCGCGCGTGTGCGAGCTGTATCCACGCAACTTCGCCGGTGTCGGGCAGCTGCCGCAGTCGCCCGGCGCCGGCCTCGCCGGCAGCGTTCGCGAACTCGAGCGCTGCGTGAACGAGCTCGGCTTCGTGGGCATCAACCTCAATCCCGATCCCTCCGGCGGACATTGGACCTCGCCGCCGCTGACGGACACATTTTGGTATCCGCTCTACGAGAAGATGGTCGAGCTCGACGTTCCCGCGATGGTGCACGTGAGCTCGTCGTGCAATCCAAACTTTCACGCCACCGGCGCGCACTATATCAACGCCGACACGACCGCGTTCATGCAATTCATCACCGCCGATCTGTTCGCCGATTTCCCGACGCTGCGATTCATCATTCCGCACGGCGGCGGCGCAGTTCCGTATCACTGGGGCCGCTACCGCGGGCTCGCACAAGACATGAAGCGCCCGCCGCTCGAACAGTCGGTGTTGAACAACGTCTTCTTCGATACGTGCGTCTACCATTTGCCGGGCATCGAACTGCTCTTCGAGGTGATCCCCGCGGAAAACATCCTGTTCGGTTCCGAGATGGTCGGCGCCGTGCGCGGCGTCGATCCGCGCACCGGCTTCAACTACGACGATACGAAACGGTACGTCGAGGCGCTCGGCCTCGACGATTCGACGCGTGTCAAGGTCTATGAAAAGAATGCGTTGCGCGTCTATCCGCGGCTGAAGAGCCGGCTGGGTTCTGCCGTCGCATGA
- a CDS encoding 4-oxalomesaconate tautomerase: MKQRAIACTLMRGGTSKGPFFLASDLPEDTAVRDAVLLAAMGSPDVRQIDGVGGADTLTSKVAIVGPSSRPDADVDYLFLQVVVGEARVDASQNCGNMLAGVGPFAIERGLVPASAPRTSVRIHMVNTASIAVAHVQTPDGRVRYDGDARIDGVPGTAAPVDIDFLDVAGGSCGALLPSGNARDVIADTDVTLIDNGMPVVVMRASDFGQTGRETPEQMEADSSLRARVEALRLEAGKRMNLGDVSKKTVPKMCLAAPAQNGGDISTRMFIPHKVHKAIGVFGAVSVATACAIPGSVASEIAPPGEGGERSFEIEHPTGFFTVSMQIESGPSGPHVRRSALLRTARALMSGDLFIPGDVWTNGSP, translated from the coding sequence GTGAAGCAGCGCGCCATTGCGTGCACTCTGATGCGCGGCGGGACGTCGAAGGGCCCGTTTTTTCTGGCGAGCGATTTGCCGGAAGATACGGCCGTGCGCGATGCGGTACTGCTAGCGGCGATGGGTTCACCCGACGTGCGTCAGATCGACGGCGTGGGCGGGGCGGATACGCTGACGAGCAAGGTGGCGATCGTCGGTCCCTCGAGCCGCCCCGACGCGGACGTCGACTACCTCTTCTTGCAAGTCGTCGTCGGCGAAGCGCGCGTGGACGCATCGCAAAATTGCGGAAACATGCTGGCGGGCGTCGGGCCGTTCGCGATCGAGCGCGGACTCGTCCCCGCAAGTGCGCCGCGAACGAGCGTGCGCATCCACATGGTCAACACCGCCTCGATCGCGGTCGCGCACGTCCAGACGCCCGATGGCCGCGTGCGCTACGACGGCGATGCGCGCATCGACGGCGTTCCCGGAACCGCGGCGCCGGTGGACATCGATTTCCTCGACGTCGCCGGCGGCAGCTGCGGCGCGCTGCTGCCGTCGGGAAACGCGCGCGACGTGATCGCGGATACCGACGTAACGCTGATCGATAACGGCATGCCGGTCGTCGTGATGCGTGCATCCGATTTCGGACAGACGGGCCGCGAAACGCCCGAACAGATGGAAGCGGATAGCTCGCTGCGCGCCCGGGTCGAAGCGCTGCGCCTGGAGGCCGGCAAGCGCATGAACTTGGGCGACGTGTCCAAGAAGACCGTACCCAAGATGTGCCTGGCCGCGCCGGCGCAAAACGGCGGCGACATTTCGACCCGGATGTTCATTCCGCACAAAGTGCACAAGGCGATCGGCGTATTCGGCGCGGTCAGCGTTGCGACCGCGTGCGCGATCCCGGGATCGGTCGCTTCAGAGATCGCACCGCCCGGCGAGGGCGGCGAGCGCAGTTTCGAGATCGAGCACCCGACCGGCTTTTTCACCGTCTCCATGCAGATCGAATCCGGCCCGTCCGGCCCGCACGTGCGGCGCTCGGCGCTGCTGCGCACCGCCCGCGCGCTGATGTCCGGCGATCTCTTCATTCCCGGCGACGTTTGGACGAACGGGTCCCCATGA
- a CDS encoding 4-carboxy-4-hydroxy-2-oxoadipate aldolase/oxaloacetate decarboxylase: MIDYDECAHLGVATIYEASGKEGLIDIALHQLVPHSRAAGPARTVRCAQDDNLMVHASIERIRRGDIVVLTMPEPRAVALVGDLLLTQMIAAGAAGVLVDAAVRDAQDLSSMAVPVWARWIRVRGAKKAVPGELDVPVEVGGTMISPGDLVVLDADGACAIRKERAEEVVVAARARTQTESRNRERYARGEHSYDINDLRKLVEGSRA; encoded by the coding sequence ATGATCGACTATGACGAGTGCGCGCATCTCGGTGTTGCGACGATTTACGAAGCCTCGGGGAAAGAAGGCCTGATCGATATTGCGCTGCACCAACTGGTTCCGCATAGTCGCGCGGCGGGCCCGGCGCGTACGGTGCGCTGCGCGCAGGACGATAATCTGATGGTGCACGCGTCGATCGAGCGCATCCGGCGCGGCGATATCGTCGTGCTGACCATGCCGGAACCGCGCGCGGTCGCCCTCGTCGGGGACCTGCTGTTGACACAAATGATCGCGGCCGGCGCAGCAGGCGTTTTGGTAGACGCAGCAGTGCGCGATGCCCAAGATCTTTCCTCGATGGCGGTCCCGGTGTGGGCGCGCTGGATTCGCGTGCGAGGAGCAAAGAAGGCCGTGCCCGGAGAGCTCGACGTGCCGGTCGAGGTCGGCGGCACGATGATTTCGCCGGGCGATCTGGTGGTGCTCGATGCCGATGGCGCCTGCGCCATCCGCAAGGAGCGCGCGGAAGAGGTCGTCGTTGCGGCGCGCGCGCGCACGCAAACGGAGAGCCGCAATCGCGAACGGTACGCGCGCGGTGAACACTCCTACGACATCAACGATCTTCGCAAGCTGGTCGAGGGTTCACGCGCGTGA
- a CDS encoding GntR family transcriptional regulator, which yields MAPTFRVPSDDPARSRASDIAEHIRRAIVSGEFAPNERLVEQELAKDLNTNRAVIRAAFAHLEHQRWLVREPNRGVRVRTYTAQEAAEILEARAALEGLVARYAARRIDGEGERTLRGIIAEMKACHDSGDPLAYSQLNAKLHRTILEIANHETAAMLLSSLQSQAVRYQFRTVLQPGRITQSLREHEAIVQAVLAHDEDDAERAMRVHIGSVVRTVLAIAGSGSNALKAM from the coding sequence ATGGCGCCCACTTTTCGCGTACCTTCCGACGATCCTGCTCGCAGTCGAGCTTCGGATATCGCCGAACACATTCGGCGCGCGATCGTGTCGGGTGAGTTCGCGCCGAATGAGCGCTTGGTCGAGCAAGAACTTGCTAAGGATCTCAACACCAATCGCGCCGTCATCCGCGCTGCGTTCGCGCATCTCGAACACCAGCGGTGGCTCGTTCGCGAGCCCAATCGAGGCGTGCGCGTACGAACGTACACGGCGCAGGAAGCCGCGGAGATCCTCGAAGCGCGTGCGGCCCTCGAAGGTCTGGTCGCGCGCTACGCGGCACGACGCATCGATGGTGAGGGCGAGCGCACGTTACGCGGAATCATCGCAGAGATGAAGGCTTGCCACGATTCCGGCGATCCGCTCGCGTATTCGCAGCTCAACGCGAAGCTCCATCGCACGATTCTGGAAATTGCAAACCACGAAACCGCGGCTATGCTGCTCTCGTCGCTGCAATCGCAGGCCGTACGCTATCAATTTCGCACGGTGCTGCAACCGGGGCGGATCACGCAATCACTGCGCGAACACGAGGCGATCGTTCAGGCGGTCCTCGCACACGACGAAGACGATGCGGAACGCGCGATGCGCGTGCACATCGGATCGGTCGTCCGTACCGTTCTTGCGATCGCGGGCAGCGGTTCGAACGCCCTGAAGGCGATGTAG
- a CDS encoding ABC transporter ATP-binding protein — protein MADTGPVLTATAATKRFANFTAVDHVDFAVSRNEAVGIVGPNGAGKTTLLNLLAGTYPLSEGSVFVDGADVSRTDAATRCRMGIGRSHQVPRPFVDMTIFENVFVAASFGGRRTRAEAYRASIESLDLCGMLENANRTAATLGLLDRKRLELARAIATNPKVLLLDEIGAGLTDAEASDLVAIIHQLRATGIAIVWIEHILHVLLRVIDRLVCMDSGVVIAQGEPKEALAHPAVIEAYLGSGVA, from the coding sequence ATGGCAGACACCGGCCCGGTGCTCACCGCTACCGCTGCGACCAAACGCTTTGCAAACTTCACCGCCGTGGACCACGTCGATTTTGCCGTTTCCCGCAACGAGGCCGTCGGCATCGTCGGGCCGAACGGCGCGGGCAAAACGACGCTGCTCAATCTGCTCGCGGGAACCTATCCGCTCTCCGAAGGGAGCGTCTTCGTCGACGGTGCCGACGTTTCGCGCACCGACGCGGCAACGCGATGCCGCATGGGCATCGGACGCTCGCATCAGGTGCCGCGGCCGTTCGTCGACATGACGATCTTCGAGAACGTCTTTGTGGCGGCGTCGTTCGGCGGCCGCCGCACGCGCGCCGAAGCCTACCGCGCCAGCATCGAATCGCTCGACCTCTGCGGTATGCTCGAGAACGCCAATCGTACCGCCGCGACGCTCGGTCTTCTCGATCGCAAACGCTTGGAACTCGCCCGGGCGATCGCAACGAATCCGAAGGTCTTGCTCCTGGATGAAATCGGGGCGGGGCTGACCGATGCGGAAGCGAGCGACCTCGTCGCGATCATTCACCAGTTGCGAGCGACGGGAATCGCCATCGTGTGGATCGAGCACATCCTGCACGTTTTACTGCGGGTCATCGATCGACTCGTGTGCATGGACTCGGGCGTCGTGATCGCGCAGGGTGAACCGAAAGAAGCGCTTGCGCACCCGGCTGTCATCGAAGCGTATCTGGGAAGCGGCGTTGCATGA